In the Acidimicrobiales bacterium genome, one interval contains:
- a CDS encoding nitroreductase family protein: MDLFDAMRTAFACREFTDEPVTDEQLHRILDAARFAPSGGNRQGAHVVVVRDRDLRQRLGELAGPPLRLYAAQAAAGETPFSSVVPSNVDPDEAMATPTDQFSLFDHMGDVPVLLVVTVDLATVASMDKDMDRVGLVTGASVYPLVWNILLAARTEGLAGVVTTAVVPAEDEVRDLLGLPDTHAVAAMLPLGVPVRQLTKLSRRPVEDFTTVDRFDGQRLGH, from the coding sequence ATGGACCTGTTCGACGCCATGCGCACTGCCTTTGCCTGTCGTGAGTTCACCGACGAGCCGGTCACCGACGAGCAGTTGCACCGGATCCTCGACGCGGCCCGGTTCGCCCCGTCGGGCGGTAACCGACAGGGCGCCCACGTGGTGGTGGTCCGCGACCGGGACCTTCGACAACGGCTCGGCGAGTTGGCTGGACCCCCGCTGCGCCTCTATGCCGCCCAGGCGGCGGCGGGAGAGACCCCATTCAGCTCCGTCGTTCCGTCCAACGTGGACCCCGACGAGGCGATGGCCACCCCGACCGACCAGTTCTCCCTGTTCGACCACATGGGCGACGTGCCGGTCCTCCTCGTGGTCACCGTGGACCTGGCCACTGTGGCTTCCATGGACAAAGACATGGACCGAGTCGGCTTGGTTACCGGTGCCTCGGTGTACCCGCTGGTCTGGAACATCCTGCTGGCCGCCCGTACCGAGGGCCTGGCCGGCGTGGTGACCACGGCGGTTGTCCCCGCCGAGGACGAGGTTCGCGACCTCCTTGGCTTGCCGGACACCCATGCCGTGGCGGCGATGCTGCCCCTCGGCGTGCCGGTTCGTCAACTCACGAAACTGTCGAGGCGTCCGGTGGAGGATTTCACCACAGTGGATCGGTTCGACGGCCAGCGGCTCGGCCACTGA
- a CDS encoding LysM peptidoglycan-binding domain-containing protein — protein sequence MQSRPLAALVGLLLVLAVAACGGEDEVAEPTTTTVVNLFGDTSTTTTIGKVVVPGWTPTSLPDLVAAADECVNLAEIGADPLPEEGPRTVTVESGDSLGKIAKRYDRTVEQFMRANGITDPNRLQVGQVLVVPRKRTEEVETVDGPAIVVEPVYCAIDTGVAAFGPDGQQVGGPGIIEVYADWKRVEGPRAAPRVNGRLRGLIVASVEAFLDEVVPLVERYGYSCRDATNNRCTWLQHRSEVLLATDNYFSVRDTVRRLLPGAVAAESEILAETFDLSTGLPVLLDELFDPETDWVPALSAAAIERLANQPWTDERRVVGAGPDAANFERFNLTHGGLVLSFTPGTIGGSGSHTVSITIPYRALEGFWLSDGPVSLLG from the coding sequence ATGCAATCCCGCCCACTGGCCGCCCTCGTCGGTCTTCTACTCGTTCTGGCGGTCGCCGCGTGCGGCGGCGAGGACGAGGTCGCCGAACCGACCACCACCACGGTGGTCAACTTGTTCGGCGACACCTCCACCACGACGACCATCGGAAAGGTCGTAGTTCCCGGCTGGACGCCCACCAGCCTTCCCGACCTTGTGGCGGCTGCCGACGAGTGCGTCAACCTGGCAGAGATCGGGGCCGACCCGCTGCCCGAGGAGGGCCCGCGAACGGTCACCGTGGAGTCGGGCGACTCGCTCGGCAAGATCGCCAAACGATACGACCGCACGGTCGAGCAGTTCATGCGGGCTAATGGCATCACCGACCCGAACCGCCTGCAGGTTGGCCAGGTCCTGGTCGTTCCTCGCAAGCGCACCGAGGAGGTCGAGACCGTCGACGGCCCAGCCATCGTCGTGGAGCCCGTTTACTGCGCCATAGACACCGGCGTGGCCGCCTTCGGACCCGACGGCCAGCAGGTCGGCGGACCTGGGATCATCGAGGTCTACGCCGACTGGAAGCGGGTCGAGGGCCCCCGGGCCGCCCCGCGGGTCAACGGCCGCCTCAGGGGCCTCATCGTCGCCTCGGTCGAGGCGTTCCTCGACGAGGTGGTGCCCCTAGTCGAGCGCTACGGCTATTCGTGTCGGGACGCAACCAACAACCGGTGCACCTGGCTCCAACACCGATCCGAGGTTCTGCTGGCCACCGACAACTACTTCAGCGTCCGCGACACCGTCCGACGCCTGCTGCCCGGGGCGGTGGCCGCCGAGTCCGAGATTCTTGCCGAAACCTTCGACCTCTCCACTGGCCTCCCGGTGCTCCTCGACGAGCTCTTCGACCCGGAGACCGACTGGGTTCCCGCACTGTCAGCGGCGGCTATCGAGCGCCTGGCAAACCAGCCGTGGACCGACGAGCGGCGGGTGGTCGGTGCCGGCCCCGATGCCGCCAACTTCGAGCGGTTCAACCTGACCCACGGTGGCCTCGTGCTGTCGTTCACTCCGGGCACCATTGGCGGCTCGGGTAGCCACACCGTCTCCATCACCATTCCGTACCGGGCCCTGGAAGGCTTCTGGCTTTCCGACGGCCCAGTGTCTCTCCTGGGGTGA